The following proteins are encoded in a genomic region of Myxococcaceae bacterium JPH2:
- a CDS encoding serine/threonine protein kinase, with product MPSVEFNSVEEEVAFLRGLTAVHKMADDILEDCLERGLDLDTGLDVFLTQCARLVHGDAGFVSLRGTRGPVLTRVLGELGVDVFQVAHQHGPQRLADGRMLFCAQLTLGRLNLGGMGLTLRGAFEDGGALVMRLVEAIAEQLDSAVLGFLALMDGRSALERLDELDVDDTPLMRGRIGRYEVVTPLGTGGMAQVLVARARGPEGLGRLVALKRILPHLTSEPAIVQQFLDEARIGLRLAHPNLVHVYDFGEAQGAYYIAMELVRGVDLDRLLRVLKGPLDAPLAVAVVVQALQGMHAAHSLMGEDGVPLNLVHRDLSPHNLMVGFDGRVKVLDFGVAKARAQRTVTLPGIVKGKPLYMSPEQTQGKPLDARSDLFAMGLILYQALTGMRAFERPDEVASMRAICDETLTRPAGIAQPLWRQLSRALAKQPAERFGTAQEMAERLGEACPPARDAELARLAGQLFPERVRELGRLERAVPARPGTRAEGMSTRPGGRRASR from the coding sequence ATGCCCTCCGTGGAATTCAACTCCGTGGAAGAGGAGGTCGCTTTTCTTCGTGGACTCACCGCGGTCCACAAGATGGCGGATGACATCCTGGAGGACTGCCTGGAGCGAGGGTTGGACCTCGACACCGGGCTGGATGTGTTCCTCACGCAGTGCGCGCGGCTGGTGCACGGGGATGCGGGGTTCGTGTCGCTGCGGGGCACGCGTGGCCCGGTGCTGACGCGGGTGTTGGGCGAGCTGGGCGTGGACGTCTTCCAGGTGGCGCACCAGCACGGCCCGCAGCGGCTGGCGGATGGGCGGATGCTCTTCTGCGCGCAGCTCACGCTGGGGCGACTGAACCTGGGCGGCATGGGCCTGACGCTGCGGGGCGCGTTCGAGGACGGGGGCGCGCTCGTCATGCGGCTGGTGGAAGCCATCGCCGAGCAGCTCGACTCGGCGGTGCTGGGCTTCCTGGCGTTGATGGACGGGCGCTCCGCGCTGGAGCGGCTGGATGAGCTGGACGTGGACGACACGCCGCTCATGCGAGGGCGCATCGGGCGGTACGAGGTGGTGACGCCGCTGGGCACGGGCGGCATGGCCCAGGTGCTGGTGGCGCGCGCGCGCGGGCCTGAGGGGCTGGGCCGGTTGGTGGCGCTCAAGCGCATCCTGCCGCACCTGACCTCGGAGCCGGCCATCGTGCAGCAGTTCCTGGACGAGGCGCGCATCGGGCTGAGGCTGGCGCACCCGAACTTGGTGCACGTCTATGACTTTGGCGAGGCGCAGGGGGCCTACTACATCGCCATGGAGCTGGTGCGCGGGGTGGACCTGGACCGGCTCCTGCGCGTGCTGAAGGGACCGCTGGACGCGCCGCTCGCGGTCGCGGTGGTGGTCCAGGCGCTTCAGGGGATGCACGCGGCGCACTCGCTCATGGGCGAGGACGGCGTGCCGCTGAACCTGGTGCACCGGGACCTGTCGCCGCACAACCTGATGGTGGGCTTCGACGGGCGCGTGAAGGTGTTGGACTTCGGCGTGGCGAAGGCGCGCGCGCAGCGCACCGTGACGCTGCCGGGCATCGTGAAGGGCAAGCCGCTCTACATGTCGCCGGAGCAGACGCAGGGCAAGCCGCTGGACGCGCGCAGCGACCTGTTCGCCATGGGCCTCATCCTCTATCAGGCGCTCACCGGGATGCGGGCCTTCGAGCGCCCGGACGAGGTGGCCTCCATGCGCGCCATCTGCGACGAGACGCTGACGCGCCCGGCTGGCATCGCGCAGCCCTTGTGGCGGCAGTTGTCGCGCGCGCTCGCCAAGCAGCCCGCGGAGCGATTCGGCACCGCGCAGGAGATGGCCGAGCGGCTGGGCGAGGCCTGTCCGCCCGCGCGCGACGCGGAGCTGGCGCGGCTGGCGGGACAGCTCTTCCCGGAGCGGGTGCGCGAGCTGGGGCGCCTGGAGCGGGCCGTGCCCGCGAGGCCCGGGACTCGCGCAGAGGGAATGTCCACGCGCCCGGGCGGCCGGCGGGCGTCTCGCTGA
- a CDS encoding transcriptional regulator: protein MNEKWDKQLMDFLKRTGDELKRSTDDLRGEAERLLKEVRDPQNQAKVKEGLEQLRVWASTATKSASEKIETAVRRVEGAVEGAFNREPGVDAAAPASPRATPAPAPAAPKAPRPARKASSAASTSKSIGRKKGTKGSAGPAKKAASKKSIGRKKPTS, encoded by the coding sequence ATGAACGAGAAGTGGGACAAGCAGCTGATGGACTTCCTCAAGCGCACCGGTGACGAGCTCAAGCGCTCCACGGATGATCTCCGCGGCGAAGCGGAGCGCCTCCTCAAGGAAGTGCGCGACCCTCAGAACCAGGCCAAGGTGAAGGAGGGACTGGAGCAGCTGCGCGTCTGGGCCTCCACCGCCACCAAGTCGGCCTCGGAGAAGATCGAGACGGCGGTTCGCCGCGTGGAGGGCGCCGTGGAAGGCGCCTTCAATCGCGAGCCCGGCGTGGATGCCGCCGCCCCGGCCTCACCGCGCGCGACCCCCGCGCCAGCGCCCGCCGCGCCCAAGGCTCCGCGCCCCGCGCGAAAGGCGAGCTCAGCGGCGAGCACGTCCAAGTCCATCGGGCGGAAGAAGGGCACGAAGGGCAGTGCCGGACCCGCGAAGAAAGCGGCGAGCAAGAAGTCGATCGGACGCAAGAAGCCCACGTCCTGA
- a CDS encoding branched-chain amino acid ABC transporter permease gives MAQLLQHLINGLAAGTIYALVALGYTMVYGVLKLINFAHGDVMMVGVYMGYATALGLGRQAQSSLWGVALIFAAAMLGCALLGFFIERFAYRPLREKPRLTALITAIGISFALSYGFQLDLGFKLPLPGGHELSLALPGASPRAFPEIIRPTEWLIIGDRDVVIWNWQVISLLIALGLMLVLQYLVYQTRFGRAMRAVSWDHRVAALMGIPTDRVIALTFMLSSALAAGAGLLYAIKDTSVSPLMGLYVGLKAFVAAVIGGIGNVPGAVVGGLVLGLVEEFVVGYAASTWRDAVAFGFLILVLLVKPGGLFGRVAAEKV, from the coding sequence ATGGCGCAGCTTCTCCAGCATCTCATCAACGGTCTCGCCGCTGGCACCATCTACGCGCTCGTCGCGCTCGGCTACACGATGGTGTACGGCGTCCTCAAGCTCATCAACTTCGCCCATGGCGACGTCATGATGGTCGGCGTCTACATGGGCTACGCCACCGCGCTCGGGCTCGGGCGGCAGGCGCAGAGCAGCCTGTGGGGCGTGGCGCTCATCTTCGCCGCGGCCATGCTGGGCTGCGCGCTGCTCGGCTTCTTCATCGAGCGGTTCGCATACCGGCCGCTGCGCGAGAAGCCGCGCCTCACCGCGCTCATCACCGCCATCGGCATCTCGTTCGCGCTGTCGTATGGCTTCCAGCTCGACCTGGGCTTCAAGCTGCCGCTGCCCGGGGGCCACGAGCTGTCGCTCGCGCTGCCCGGGGCCTCGCCTCGCGCCTTCCCGGAGATCATCCGCCCGACCGAGTGGCTCATCATCGGGGACCGGGACGTGGTCATCTGGAACTGGCAGGTCATCAGCCTGCTCATCGCGCTGGGGCTGATGCTGGTGCTCCAGTACCTCGTGTACCAGACGCGCTTTGGCCGGGCGATGCGGGCCGTGTCCTGGGACCACCGGGTCGCCGCGCTGATGGGCATCCCCACCGACCGCGTGATTGCCCTGACCTTCATGCTCAGCAGTGCCCTGGCCGCGGGCGCGGGCCTGCTCTACGCCATCAAGGACACGTCGGTGAGTCCGCTGATGGGCCTGTACGTGGGCCTCAAGGCCTTCGTGGCGGCCGTCATCGGCGGCATCGGCAATGTGCCGGGCGCCGTGGTGGGCGGTCTGGTGCTGGGGTTGGTGGAGGAGTTCGTGGTGGGCTACGCGGCGAGCACGTGGCGTGACGCGGTCGCGTTCGGCTTCCTCATCCTGGTGCTGCTGGTGAAGCCGGGTGGGCTCTTCGGGCGCGTGGCCGCGGAGAAGGTATGA
- a CDS encoding DUF2382 domain-containing protein, whose protein sequence is MIQRSDINEGMTVRSIDGEKLGKVFAIGELEFHVERGMFFPKDYLVQYSEVSDIRDGEVFLNHGKEMLSRLAGNDADGAVGRTTTSSTTRTDLREGATTSAAVAETQTASIPVARDLERGTEREAREGRAVEDISIPLHKERLDVTKRERQTGEVRVHKEVIEEEKVMDIPLRRERVRVERREVTSDRPAVGAAFQEETIVVPMRAEEVDVSKRAYVDEEVVIHKDAVEEERHIAERLRHEEVQIRTEDDTEGKRAFRAPSEDPLKRS, encoded by the coding sequence ATGATTCAGCGCAGCGACATCAACGAAGGGATGACCGTCCGCAGCATCGACGGCGAGAAGCTCGGCAAGGTGTTCGCCATCGGCGAGCTCGAGTTCCACGTCGAGCGGGGCATGTTCTTCCCCAAGGACTACCTCGTTCAGTACAGCGAGGTGAGCGACATCCGGGACGGCGAGGTCTTCCTCAACCACGGCAAGGAGATGCTCAGCCGTCTGGCCGGCAACGACGCGGATGGCGCCGTGGGCCGCACCACGACGTCCAGCACCACCCGCACGGACCTCCGGGAAGGCGCGACGACCTCCGCCGCCGTCGCTGAGACGCAGACCGCGTCCATCCCAGTCGCGCGAGACCTCGAGCGAGGCACGGAGCGGGAAGCGCGCGAGGGCCGCGCGGTCGAGGACATCTCCATCCCGCTGCACAAGGAGCGCCTGGACGTCACCAAGCGCGAGCGACAGACGGGCGAGGTGCGCGTGCACAAGGAGGTCATCGAGGAGGAGAAGGTGATGGACATCCCGCTGCGCCGCGAGCGCGTGAGGGTGGAGCGCCGCGAGGTGACCTCGGATCGACCCGCCGTGGGCGCGGCCTTCCAGGAGGAGACCATCGTCGTCCCGATGCGCGCCGAGGAGGTGGACGTGTCCAAGCGCGCCTACGTGGACGAGGAGGTCGTCATCCACAAGGACGCCGTGGAGGAGGAGCGCCACATCGCCGAGCGCCTCCGCCACGAGGAAGTGCAGATCCGCACCGAGGACGACACCGAGGGCAAGCGCGCGTTCAGGGCGCCCTCGGAGGATCCGCTCAAGCGCAGCTAG
- the dnaK gene encoding molecular chaperone DnaK, with product MGKVIGIDLGTTNSCVAVMEGGEPVVIPNSEGSRTTPSMVGFTDSGERLVGQIAKRQAITNPENTVFAVKRLIGRKFDSPEAKKAIGISAFKVASSPNGDAWVEIRGKGHSPPEVSAIVLMKMKQTAEDYLGEPVSEAVITVPAYFNDSQRQATKDAGRIAGLNVLRIINEPTAAALAYGLDKVKEGGTERIAVYDLGGGTFDISILELNAGVFEVKSTNGDTFLGGEDFDQRLIDYLAKRFAEANGGLDLRRDRMALQRLKEAAERAKHELSSAPETEVNLPFITADATGPKHLTETVDRSTFEALVADLIDRTIDPCRTALKDAGVTAQQINQVLLVGGMTRMPRVQQKVKEFFGKEPHKGINPDEVVAVGAAIQGGVLKGEVKDVLLLDVTPLSLGVETAGGVFTKIIEKNTTIPCKKSQVFSTAVDNQPLVSVHVLQGEREMAADNKTLARFELVGIPPAPRGVPQIEVSFDIDANGIVHVGAKDLGTGKVQQVRVVSNSGLSEVEIQAMISDAQSHAVDDKKKKELAELRNNADGLIYTTEKSLEEYASLLTEKDREEIKSDLERLRSMLNTSDAAALREAFQRLEGSAYRIADAIYSDQAKSS from the coding sequence ATGGGCAAGGTGATTGGAATCGACCTGGGCACGACCAACTCGTGCGTCGCCGTCATGGAAGGCGGCGAGCCGGTGGTCATCCCGAACAGCGAAGGCAGCCGGACCACCCCCTCCATGGTGGGCTTCACCGACTCGGGTGAGCGGCTGGTGGGCCAGATCGCCAAGCGGCAGGCCATCACCAACCCAGAGAACACCGTCTTCGCGGTGAAGCGGCTCATCGGCCGCAAGTTCGATTCGCCCGAGGCCAAGAAGGCCATTGGCATCAGCGCCTTCAAGGTGGCGTCCAGCCCCAACGGCGATGCCTGGGTGGAGATCCGCGGCAAGGGCCACAGCCCGCCGGAAGTCAGCGCCATCGTGCTGATGAAGATGAAGCAGACGGCGGAGGACTACCTCGGCGAGCCCGTGTCCGAGGCGGTCATCACCGTCCCCGCCTACTTCAACGACAGCCAGCGTCAGGCCACCAAGGACGCCGGCCGCATCGCGGGGCTCAACGTCCTGCGCATCATCAACGAGCCCACCGCGGCCGCGCTGGCCTACGGTCTGGACAAGGTGAAGGAAGGCGGCACTGAGCGCATCGCCGTCTACGACCTGGGCGGCGGCACGTTCGATATCTCCATCCTGGAGCTCAACGCCGGTGTCTTCGAGGTGAAGAGCACCAACGGCGACACGTTCCTGGGCGGTGAGGACTTCGACCAGCGGCTCATCGATTATCTGGCCAAGCGCTTCGCCGAGGCCAATGGCGGGCTGGACCTGCGCCGCGACCGCATGGCGCTCCAGCGCCTCAAGGAGGCCGCCGAGCGCGCCAAGCACGAGCTGTCCAGCGCGCCCGAGACCGAGGTGAACCTGCCGTTCATCACGGCGGACGCCACGGGCCCCAAGCACCTCACGGAGACGGTGGACCGGTCCACGTTCGAGGCGCTGGTCGCGGACCTCATCGACCGCACCATCGACCCGTGCCGCACGGCCCTGAAGGACGCGGGCGTGACGGCGCAGCAGATCAACCAGGTGCTCCTGGTGGGCGGCATGACGCGCATGCCGCGCGTGCAGCAGAAGGTGAAGGAGTTCTTCGGCAAGGAGCCGCACAAGGGCATCAACCCGGACGAGGTGGTCGCCGTGGGCGCCGCCATCCAGGGCGGTGTGCTCAAGGGCGAGGTGAAGGACGTCCTCCTGCTGGACGTGACGCCCCTGTCGCTGGGCGTGGAGACGGCCGGCGGCGTCTTCACGAAGATCATCGAGAAGAACACCACCATCCCCTGCAAGAAGAGCCAGGTGTTCTCCACCGCGGTGGACAACCAGCCGCTCGTGTCCGTGCACGTGCTCCAGGGCGAGCGCGAGATGGCGGCGGACAACAAGACGCTCGCGCGCTTCGAACTGGTGGGCATTCCTCCCGCGCCGCGCGGCGTGCCGCAGATTGAGGTGTCGTTCGACATCGACGCCAACGGCATCGTGCACGTGGGCGCCAAGGACCTGGGCACCGGCAAGGTTCAGCAGGTGCGCGTGGTGAGCAACTCCGGCCTCTCCGAGGTGGAGATCCAGGCGATGATCTCCGACGCGCAGTCGCACGCCGTCGACGACAAGAAGAAGAAGGAGCTGGCGGAGCTGCGCAACAACGCCGACGGGCTCATCTACACCACCGAGAAGAGCCTGGAGGAGTACGCCAGCCTCCTCACGGAGAAGGACCGCGAGGAGATCAAGTCCGACCTCGAGCGGCTTCGTTCAATGCTCAACACCTCCGACGCCGCCGCGCTCCGCGAGGCCTTCCAGCGCCTGGAGGGCAGCGCGTACCGCATCGCGGACGCCATCTACTCGGACCAGGCGAAGTCGAGCTGA
- the grpE gene encoding nucleotide exchange factor GrpE, protein MAGSNEKGSVQADIGQDVIDEAVRSVERRMDEGEEVVTQVEVEAAEASSEPVSAPPESQPQVEDAAALRQELESVRAQLELSMAKGRETMERLREAHERAKDFQDRALRAAADLENFRKRALKEKEEVQKFGVEKLLKDLLPVMDNMDRALEAAARSPDIDSFQKGVAMTRKSFEDALGKHGVKAFTAKGQPFDPRLHEAVQQVETAEVPAGHVVMELVRGFFLNERLARPALVVVARPPAEAPAPPAEPAASEQSSGGSQ, encoded by the coding sequence GTGGCGGGTTCGAACGAAAAGGGCAGTGTTCAAGCGGACATCGGGCAGGACGTCATCGACGAGGCAGTGCGCAGCGTCGAGCGTCGGATGGACGAAGGCGAAGAGGTGGTGACCCAGGTGGAGGTGGAGGCCGCGGAGGCTTCCTCCGAACCGGTGTCCGCCCCGCCCGAGTCGCAGCCGCAGGTCGAGGATGCAGCGGCGCTCCGTCAGGAATTGGAGTCCGTGCGCGCGCAGCTCGAGCTGAGCATGGCCAAGGGCCGCGAGACGATGGAGCGCCTGCGCGAGGCCCACGAGCGCGCCAAGGACTTCCAGGATCGCGCCCTGCGCGCCGCGGCGGACCTGGAGAACTTCCGCAAGCGCGCCCTGAAGGAAAAGGAAGAGGTCCAGAAGTTCGGCGTGGAGAAGCTGCTGAAGGACCTGCTCCCGGTGATGGACAACATGGACCGCGCCCTCGAGGCGGCGGCCAGGTCGCCAGACATCGACAGCTTCCAGAAGGGCGTGGCCATGACGCGCAAGTCCTTCGAGGACGCGCTCGGCAAGCATGGCGTGAAGGCGTTCACCGCGAAGGGCCAGCCGTTCGACCCGCGCCTCCATGAGGCCGTGCAGCAAGTGGAGACCGCCGAGGTTCCGGCGGGGCACGTGGTGATGGAGCTGGTGCGCGGTTTCTTTCTCAATGAGCGGCTGGCTCGGCCGGCGCTCGTCGTGGTGGCGCGCCCGCCCGCGGAGGCGCCCGCGCCGCCCGCGGAGCCCGCGGCATCCGAGCAATCTTCAGGGGGGAGTCAGTAA
- a CDS encoding ABC transporter ATP-binding protein, giving the protein MSAPVQVASEAPMLEAAGVSIQFGGLKALTDFNLTIRQGDLQGLIGPNGAGKSTAFNALTGVYRPTRGDVRVAGQRVNGWMPHRINHLGMARTFQNIRLFRALSVLDNVKVACRAETLSHQEHWLPASLFLAALRGVGRIGGEKGVRGGQRLGEQLIEQAGALVLQGWWRSLFLTPKFQAEEQRITERADALLEVMGLSHRRNEEARNLPYGEQRRLEIARALGTQPKVLLLDEPAAGMNTREKADLMVLIRKLRDQFSLGVLVIEHDMKLVMGICERITVLDHGEMIARGAPDEVRNDRKVIEAYLGDSYLESHGGAA; this is encoded by the coding sequence ATGAGCGCGCCCGTCCAAGTGGCCTCGGAGGCCCCGATGCTGGAGGCCGCGGGCGTGAGCATCCAGTTCGGAGGGCTCAAGGCCCTCACGGACTTCAACCTCACCATCCGGCAGGGTGACCTCCAGGGACTCATCGGTCCCAACGGCGCGGGCAAGTCCACCGCGTTCAACGCCCTCACCGGCGTGTACCGTCCCACGCGTGGCGATGTGCGCGTGGCGGGCCAGCGGGTGAATGGGTGGATGCCCCATCGCATCAACCATCTGGGGATGGCGCGCACGTTCCAGAACATCCGCCTGTTCCGCGCGCTGTCCGTGTTGGACAACGTCAAGGTGGCGTGCCGCGCGGAGACGCTGTCGCACCAGGAGCACTGGCTGCCCGCGTCGCTGTTCCTCGCGGCGCTGCGCGGCGTGGGCCGCATCGGCGGAGAGAAGGGCGTGCGCGGAGGACAGCGCCTGGGCGAGCAGCTCATCGAGCAGGCGGGCGCGCTCGTGCTGCAGGGCTGGTGGCGCTCGCTGTTCCTCACCCCGAAGTTCCAGGCCGAGGAGCAGCGCATCACCGAGCGCGCGGACGCGCTCTTGGAGGTGATGGGGCTGTCGCACCGCCGCAACGAGGAGGCGCGCAACCTGCCCTATGGCGAGCAGCGCCGGCTGGAGATTGCGCGCGCGCTGGGCACGCAGCCCAAGGTGTTGCTGTTGGATGAGCCCGCCGCCGGCATGAACACGCGCGAGAAGGCGGACCTCATGGTGCTCATCCGCAAGCTGCGCGACCAGTTCTCCCTGGGCGTGCTGGTCATCGAGCACGACATGAAGCTGGTGATGGGCATCTGCGAGCGCATCACCGTGTTGGACCACGGCGAGATGATTGCTCGCGGTGCGCCGGACGAGGTGCGCAACGACCGCAAGGTCATCGAGGCGTACCTGGGCGACAGTTATCTGGAGTCCCACGGAGGGGCGGCGTGA
- a CDS encoding branched-chain amino acid ABC transporter permease produces the protein MTTARSATTVPEAGTVVPAGLKGILPVLLALPVLGLLEWLLRASPFATYLLSVMGVNIILAVSLNIVNGMTGQFSIGHAGFMAVGAYLAGFVSLMLKGMAISFLPEALSDQVFFLLALLVGGLSAALCGFLVGLPSLRLRGDYLAIVTLGFGEIIRVVVQNTDAFGRALGLSGIPQSSGVGAVYFGVFLVVLVARRIAGSSHGRSLWAIREDEVAAEAMGVDTTGYKVRSFVISSFFAGLAGGLFAHFVPIINPGSFTFVKSMEIVVMVVLGGLGSTTGAILAAIFLTLLPEGLRSLFTTLGAEGSLAQKVDQIRMPVYGLLLVALMLSRPQGLFGTKEIWDVLPKWWARRKKGTS, from the coding sequence ATGACGACGGCACGCTCCGCCACGACCGTCCCCGAGGCCGGCACCGTCGTTCCCGCCGGGCTCAAGGGCATCCTCCCCGTGCTCCTCGCGCTGCCCGTGCTCGGGCTGCTCGAGTGGCTGCTGCGCGCCTCGCCGTTCGCCACGTATCTGCTGTCCGTGATGGGGGTGAACATCATCCTCGCGGTCAGCCTCAACATCGTGAACGGGATGACGGGCCAGTTCTCCATCGGCCACGCGGGCTTCATGGCCGTGGGGGCGTACCTGGCCGGCTTCGTGTCGCTGATGCTCAAGGGCATGGCCATCTCGTTCCTGCCCGAGGCCTTGAGCGACCAGGTCTTCTTCCTGCTGGCGCTGCTGGTGGGTGGGTTGAGCGCCGCGCTCTGCGGCTTCCTCGTGGGCCTGCCCTCGCTGCGGCTGCGCGGTGACTACCTGGCCATCGTGACGCTGGGCTTCGGAGAAATCATCCGCGTGGTGGTGCAGAACACGGATGCCTTCGGACGCGCGCTGGGCCTGTCTGGCATCCCGCAGAGCTCCGGCGTGGGCGCGGTGTACTTCGGGGTCTTCCTGGTGGTGCTGGTGGCGCGGCGCATCGCCGGCTCCAGCCATGGCCGCAGCCTCTGGGCCATCCGCGAGGACGAGGTGGCCGCCGAGGCGATGGGCGTGGACACCACGGGCTACAAGGTCCGCTCGTTCGTCATCTCGTCGTTCTTCGCGGGCCTCGCGGGCGGCCTGTTCGCGCACTTCGTGCCCATCATCAATCCGGGCTCGTTCACCTTCGTGAAGTCGATGGAGATCGTCGTCATGGTGGTGCTGGGCGGCCTGGGCTCGACGACGGGCGCCATCCTCGCGGCCATCTTCCTCACGCTGCTGCCCGAGGGCCTGCGCTCGCTGTTCACCACGCTGGGCGCCGAGGGCAGCCTGGCGCAGAAGGTCGATCAGATCCGCATGCCGGTGTACGGCCTGCTGCTGGTGGCGCTGATGCTGTCTCGCCCGCAGGGCCTGTTCGGGACGAAGGAGATCTGGGACGTGCTGCCGAAGTGGTGGGCGCGGCGAAAGAAGGGGACGTCATGA
- a CDS encoding ABC transporter substrate-binding protein — protein sequence MRRLVPMLLAALAALAAGCEKKTQPAPSGESGAPTATAGQAAGSAAPEGADTILLGEVGALTGGQATFGISTRNGVDLALKEANAAGGVKGKKVAVRVYDDQSKPEEAALAVTRLITQDKVVLILGDVASSNSLAMAEKAQAANVPMITPSSTNPAVTEKGENIFRVCFIDPFQGFVMAKFAHDNLKLNKVAVLQDNKSAYSIGLADVFTRKFTEMGGKVTGTESYSQGDTDYRAQLTAIKKTQPDGIYVPGYYSEVGVIARQARELGLKVPLMGGDGWDSEKLFELGGSAIEGSYFSNHYSPDNPDPRVQKFIADYKAAYGGVPDALAALGYDAARVAVEALKRAPDTSSASLREAIAQTKDFPGVAGTVSLDEKRNAVKSAVVLKVVDGKATYVTTISP from the coding sequence ATGCGCCGACTCGTCCCGATGCTGCTCGCAGCACTCGCCGCCCTCGCGGCTGGCTGTGAGAAGAAGACGCAGCCCGCTCCATCGGGGGAATCAGGCGCCCCAACCGCGACCGCGGGCCAGGCCGCGGGGAGCGCGGCGCCGGAGGGTGCGGACACCATCCTGCTGGGTGAAGTGGGCGCGCTGACGGGCGGACAGGCCACGTTCGGCATCTCCACCCGCAACGGCGTGGATCTGGCCCTCAAGGAGGCCAACGCCGCGGGCGGCGTGAAGGGCAAGAAGGTCGCGGTGCGCGTCTACGACGACCAGAGCAAGCCGGAAGAGGCGGCGCTCGCCGTCACGCGGCTCATCACCCAGGACAAGGTGGTGCTCATCCTGGGCGACGTGGCGTCGTCCAACTCGCTGGCCATGGCGGAGAAGGCACAGGCGGCCAACGTGCCCATGATTACCCCCTCCTCCACCAACCCCGCCGTGACGGAGAAGGGCGAGAACATCTTCCGCGTCTGCTTCATCGACCCGTTCCAGGGGTTCGTGATGGCGAAGTTCGCGCACGACAACCTGAAGTTGAACAAGGTGGCGGTGCTGCAGGACAACAAGAGCGCCTACTCCATCGGCCTCGCGGATGTCTTCACGCGCAAGTTCACGGAGATGGGCGGAAAGGTGACCGGCACGGAGAGCTACAGCCAGGGCGACACGGACTACCGCGCGCAGCTCACGGCCATCAAGAAGACGCAGCCGGACGGTATCTACGTGCCGGGCTACTACAGCGAGGTGGGTGTCATTGCCCGCCAGGCGCGCGAGCTGGGGCTGAAGGTGCCGCTGATGGGCGGCGACGGCTGGGACTCCGAGAAGCTCTTCGAGCTGGGCGGCAGCGCCATCGAGGGCAGCTACTTCTCCAACCACTACTCGCCGGACAACCCGGATCCCCGCGTGCAGAAGTTCATCGCGGACTACAAGGCCGCGTATGGCGGCGTGCCGGACGCGCTGGCGGCGCTGGGCTATGACGCCGCGCGCGTGGCGGTGGAGGCGCTGAAGCGGGCGCCGGACACGAGCAGCGCGTCGCTGCGCGAGGCCATCGCGCAGACCAAGGACTTCCCGGGCGTGGCGGGCACCGTGTCGCTCGACGAGAAGCGCAACGCCGTGAAGTCCGCCGTCGTCCTGAAGGTCGTGGACGGCAAGGCGACGTACGTCACCACCATCTCCCCGTAG